aaattacagAAAACAGTGAGAATCTAATAACATTCAAATTGTATTGTTTAGCTCCAtgtttcaatcaaaattttcccaTTTTGTGGTGACCACGACAAATGGCGAATATCCTGATGGTTGTCCCTCAGCTGGCGTTTTCTCTGTCAAATTCTTCTGGTTTAGTTGCACCTGATGCTTCTGCAATGGTTCAGGTATTTCAGCTTTTTCCTGAAGTAGGATTTTGCCCGCTTTGCTTCTGGGCTTGAAATTACTTAGCTTTAACATATCAAGAATTTCTATGCACTTTTGAACTCTCCTTTCCTTAGCAATAAAAATCAAAGGGTTTAAGGTTTAGAGTTtaatatgtaataataaaaaaatgaataatattatatatacaaacttatttatacaaattaaagtgatatcatcaaattaaatgattttgaagtaTAAGAATCACCCAATCATAAGTTGTAACTTGTACAACTTGTTTCCACGCATGGTTTATtctaaagaaattataaatgcCAAATTACCTGCATTCTCTTTTGCAACTTCAAATCTCCCTCATTTGCAATTTCATCCAATTTAACCAGTTCTGTCATCAACATCCCAATCAGATTATCTAAATCTTCCTCTCTGATTTTCTCCCCTCTACAAGCACTGCCTTCCAAATCTGCAACCTACCCAATTgagcaaaaaccaaaaacaaaatgttttatcaaagttgctacaaattttagagtttagggtttagggtataaTAACAGAAGTTACCTGCTCAGCAAAATTGTCGACTTGCAAGCGGATTTGGGACAAAGATTTTGAAGACTTTTCAATCTTGGCATTTCGGATCATCTCTAGCAACCGCCTTTCCCGGCTTCCAATGACTTCAATTAAGACCAACTTTGATCCATTTTTCACTCCTGCAACATCTAAATATTGTTTAGaatctctctctttccttcTGTATATCAGCTTCTGATCTTGGTGGTGCAATCCAGTGAGTTCCGCTAGAATTTTCTTCAATTCACCTGCCACATAAAGCACTCAAAACTCCACATTTGATCTCCATTAAAGCGAAGAAAAGAGACTAAAAAGTTACAGAATTTGCCATTACCAAAGCTTGCTGTAGAATTGATATGCACTTCATGATTTGTAGAGCCGTATTTGACTCTAACTTTAATGGTGGGAACTGTGAGAGAAGTTTGATTAGAATCTGAATTTCTCTTTTGAATCAACATTCCTCCAGGCCTAATTTCATATTCTTCAAAATTCATATCAGTTCTTTCTGCACCAAAAGAACTCCACTTTCTGGGGAACAAAAGCATCCCCTTAGCCTCTGAATTTTTGGGTTTCatgcataaaattctttatgaaattatgtaagatagaaagaataagaaaaggAGACTGTATTTTTGAGTAATGAAATGAGAAGGGTTgagagaaaagtgaaaaaaaaaaaaaaaaagaatggacAGCAAAGAGAAGAAACTATGAACGTacaaataaagaagaaaatctcAGAATCGTTTTGTTTTTGGAAACTAGTAACCTTACGGATAGAAATATGTTAGCTTATATCTATTTTTGCCATATTTGAAGGGGATgctaaatcaataaaattatatgctatAAGTAATAAATTGCGTACAAACATAATAACATAACATTATAtgtttaagtaattttaaattaaaaataaaataatatttaatcatataatggcgtatcatatatatatatatatataaataattgcaTGTACTAAATTCGCTAATACTTTATAAGTATACTTGACAAATAGGTGGGTTAAATAGAGGTAGACATGTCAAAAAAGGTCGatcccaaattttaaaaagatttttataagGAACTATGCTTATTTTTATCAAACCGCTCCCAATAGTTTTCGACATGCATCTAATTAGGACAAAAATCCTAACTTTGTTAAATCTACTATTAATTATTTACCAGACTGATTACATCTACCCCTTGAAAGATAGGCTGATTTTGAAAGTGTTAAAAGTTTTGAGAAATCTCAAATACTCTTCTATGTTGCAACTCCATCGACTCCacttaaattcaagtttatttaattaagggcattttgataattaaaataaaagactAATTctaatgtttttgaaaaaaataaaataaagccaTTTTGTGTTTCAATCTATATCtaagaattgaagaaaaaattagaatgatatttatgaaaacccctttgataaaaataaaaaatttaacaaataaaacttatatttactTAAGATCGGTAGTTTAGTTGTGATCATCAATCACCACttctgatatttttattttaaatttttgttcatttctttaatttaaaaaaaaaatgtaggaATGAATATTTAATGGCAAGGGATATTTTTGGTAGTTTTTGTAATTATAAGGTGCAAACAATAAACTATTTATACCCATTTtgagtgtgtgtgtatatatatacacacacttatatatgttattatgtgattaagtgattttgaattaaagataaaataatattcaatcattgataatatatatatatttacgtatataaaatagatacacatagtattacttgagatacaaaatatatgtttattgaaGACCAAATTTTCCAACCGAGCAAaccaaaaaatgaataatagaaatgaaaatagaactgaaatatatatacattgtAGTTGTAATTACAAGAATGAATAAGTTTCCTCCTAGGAGATGAATTAAAATAGACATTAAATTTTACATCTAAACTCTTTTAGTCGaacttttattgaatttatttttttaagtaaattcaatattttttccaaTAATACTTCTCTctagtaattatttttttttaattgtattttttctttaataatatttttgtcagCAGCATACTTTAGTATCAtcatattacttataaatttgataacttatgaatcaaaatattcataaacTTGTTTAAAAACATATCAATTTTTA
This sequence is a window from Mangifera indica cultivar Alphonso chromosome 20, CATAS_Mindica_2.1, whole genome shotgun sequence. Protein-coding genes within it:
- the LOC123204290 gene encoding BAG family molecular chaperone regulator 2-like; this encodes MKPKNSEAKGMLLFPRKWSSFGAERTDMNFEEYEIRPGGMLIQKRNSDSNQTSLTVPTIKVRVKYGSTNHEVHINSTASFGELKKILAELTGLHHQDQKLIYRRKERDSKQYLDVAGVKNGSKLVLIEVIGSRERRLLEMIRNAKIEKSSKSLSQIRLQVDNFAEQVADLEGSACRGEKIREEDLDNLIGMLMTELVKLDEIANEGDLKLQKRMQERRVQKCIEILDMLKLSNFKPRSKAGKILLQEKAEIPEPLQKHQVQLNQKNLTEKTPAEGQPSGYSPFVVVTTKWENFD